A genomic window from Pseudogulbenkiania sp. MAI-1 includes:
- a CDS encoding lactate utilization protein B — MKPENLYHPDAAREFLADGARARWHDQAIWFVRQKRDAQAQQLPEWEELRKLAEQIKAHTLSRLDEYLVQFEENARHNGVTVHFAADAAEHNRIVHQLLAARQVKKLVKSKSMLTEECGLNPYLEERGIEVIDTDLGERIVQLRHEPPSHIVMPAIHLKKEQISELFHAELGTEAGNNDPTYLTHAARANLRQHFLTADAGLTGVNFAVAETGGVVVCTNEGNADLGTALPPLHIASMGIEKIIPRLEHLGVFTRLLARSAIGSPVTTYTSHFHRARPGGEMHIVVVDNGRSDILGNPDFYASLRCIRCGACMNTCPVYRRSSGHSYSYIIPGPIGSTLGPSRDIRKHGSMAFACTTCGSCSNVCPVKINLHEQLILQRKRAFDAGTLKPAKKMGLLAMRFLTRHPALLDTAGKAMRKVVPILPAFVKDGTAWSRPGRELPEMPEHSFKELYRRRQEDKQ, encoded by the coding sequence ATGAAGCCAGAGAATCTCTATCATCCTGACGCCGCGCGCGAGTTCCTGGCCGACGGCGCGCGCGCCCGCTGGCACGATCAGGCGATCTGGTTCGTGCGCCAGAAGCGCGACGCCCAGGCCCAGCAGCTGCCGGAGTGGGAGGAGCTGCGCAAACTGGCCGAGCAGATCAAGGCGCATACGCTGTCCCGGCTCGACGAGTACCTGGTCCAGTTCGAGGAGAACGCCCGCCACAACGGCGTCACCGTGCACTTCGCCGCCGACGCCGCCGAGCACAACCGCATCGTGCACCAGCTGCTGGCCGCCAGGCAGGTCAAGAAGCTGGTGAAGTCGAAGTCGATGCTGACCGAGGAGTGCGGCCTGAATCCCTACCTGGAGGAACGCGGCATCGAGGTGATCGACACCGACCTGGGCGAGCGCATCGTGCAGCTTCGGCACGAGCCGCCGAGCCACATCGTGATGCCGGCGATTCACCTGAAGAAGGAGCAGATTTCCGAGCTGTTCCATGCCGAACTCGGCACCGAAGCCGGCAACAACGACCCGACCTACCTGACCCACGCCGCGCGCGCCAACCTGCGCCAGCACTTCCTGACCGCGGACGCCGGGCTAACCGGGGTCAACTTCGCCGTCGCCGAGACCGGCGGCGTGGTAGTGTGCACCAACGAGGGCAACGCCGACCTCGGCACCGCGCTGCCGCCACTGCACATCGCCTCGATGGGCATCGAGAAGATCATCCCCAGGCTCGAGCACCTAGGCGTGTTCACGCGGCTGCTGGCGCGCTCGGCGATCGGTTCGCCGGTGACCACCTACACCTCGCACTTCCACCGCGCCCGGCCGGGCGGCGAGATGCACATCGTCGTCGTCGACAACGGCCGCAGCGACATTCTCGGCAACCCGGACTTCTACGCCTCGCTGCGCTGCATCCGTTGCGGTGCCTGCATGAACACCTGTCCGGTGTACCGGCGCAGCTCCGGCCACAGCTACAGCTACATCATCCCCGGGCCGATCGGCTCCACGCTGGGACCGAGCCGCGATATCAGGAAGCACGGCAGCATGGCCTTCGCCTGCACCACCTGCGGTTCGTGTTCCAACGTCTGCCCGGTGAAGATCAACCTGCACGAGCAGTTGATCCTGCAGCGCAAGCGCGCCTTCGATGCCGGCACGCTGAAGCCGGCCAAGAAGATGGGGCTGTTGGCGATGCGCTTCCTGACCCGACACCCTGCCTTGCTCGACACCGCCGGCAAGGCGATGCGCAAGGTGGTGCCGATCCTGCCCGCCTTCGTCAAGGACGGCACCGCCTGGAGCCGGCCGGGACGCGAGCTGCCCGAGATGCCGGAGCACAGCTTCAAGGAACTCTACCGCCGCCGCCAGGAGGACAAGCAATGA
- a CDS encoding (Fe-S)-binding protein, with product MKVGLFIPCFVNELFPHVAMATLELLEGYGVEVAYPMEQSCCGQPLANNGDSAGACDAALRFTAVFKDFDYVVAPSGSCVAHVTHHYPWYIADNADFQRLKPRVYEIVEFLQDVLKVDRLPKPVHFPHKVSIHQSCHGLRELHHASPSELMIPYQSRLERILQLVDGIEIGLPERRDECCGFGGTFSVDEAEVSVAMGRDRVAQHEATGAEYIVGADPSCLMHMGGIIRHNGRPIRPLHVVEILTGRGGAA from the coding sequence ATGAAAGTCGGCTTGTTCATCCCCTGTTTCGTCAACGAACTGTTTCCCCATGTCGCCATGGCCACGCTGGAGCTCTTGGAAGGCTACGGCGTGGAGGTCGCCTATCCCATGGAACAGTCCTGTTGCGGCCAGCCGCTGGCCAATAACGGCGACAGCGCCGGCGCCTGCGACGCCGCCCTGCGCTTCACCGCGGTGTTCAAGGACTTCGATTACGTGGTGGCGCCGTCCGGCAGCTGCGTGGCGCACGTCACGCACCATTACCCGTGGTACATCGCCGACAACGCCGACTTCCAGCGCCTGAAGCCGCGCGTCTACGAGATCGTCGAGTTCCTGCAGGACGTGCTGAAGGTGGACAGGCTGCCCAAGCCGGTGCATTTCCCGCACAAGGTGTCGATCCACCAGAGCTGCCACGGCCTGCGCGAGCTGCACCATGCCAGCCCGAGCGAGCTGATGATTCCCTACCAGTCGCGGCTGGAACGCATCCTGCAACTGGTCGACGGCATCGAGATCGGCCTGCCGGAACGGCGCGACGAGTGCTGTGGTTTTGGCGGCACCTTCAGCGTGGATGAGGCCGAGGTGTCGGTGGCGATGGGACGCGACCGCGTAGCCCAGCACGAGGCCACCGGTGCCGAGTACATCGTCGGCGCCGACCCGTCCTGTCTGATGCACATGGGCGGCATCATCCGCCACAACGGCCGCCCCATCCGCCCGCTGCACGTGGTGGAAATCCTCACCGGTCGCGGAGGTGCGGCATGA